The following is a genomic window from Thunnus maccoyii chromosome 13, fThuMac1.1, whole genome shotgun sequence.
CTGCCTGAGgttaaaactcttttttttttctatatttagtTTCAAAGAGTGCAGTTTTGCTATTGTTACCTCATTCCTAttctttatttcctttgtttttcattttgtaagtGTTGTATGTTTATTTGTCTCACTCTGGATAAGTAGAATATTATAAAATTTACCCAATACTGAACTCTATCTTCATGACTCACAGGATGTCGACGTGTATATCGGTCAGCGACGGACGGCTTTGCTGCGTATTGGTGCCCAGATGAGAGTGGGCAAGACGCTAGAGCAATTGTTGGCTCACCTGGAGCCTCGGATCAAGCAGGTgctgcaggtgatgtcttttagCCACACCGACATCACCGCTGCCCTCAGTGACAGAGTCCGTCTCAGCCCCGGCAACAAAGAGAGCATAGCTGACAGTATGAGAGCCTTTAAATCCAGCCCAGGTTGGTTCCTGTTTCAGCACAGCCATAAAGATGACCAACTTAATTTCTATTCCTTCAGTTCTCTccttattcttttcttttcttcaggtTATGAGATAACATTCAGTCTGCTGAACCCAGACCCAAAGTCACACCGGCTGCACTGGGACATAGAGGGTGCTGTGCAGACCTACATCCAACCTTTGCTTACAAAACTGTCTCCTGTGGCCAACTTTAGCATGGACTCTCAGgtactgtgtgcatgtgtgtgaatgtgaatgatGCACATCGCAATGAAAAGATGCTCAGCTACTGGATGTCAACGTACATATTCTCCTTACAGACTTTGCACTATGCTGTGCTCGGTGTCAACCCTCGCTTTGACAGCAGCCGCAACGCCTACACACTCAACGCTGACAGCCTTGCACATGTCATCAACCCCGTGGAAGCTAGACTGggtaaaagaaaatgaatgaatgtttttcattcatGGTATTGTTTGTTCTAgggtatatatacatatatatgtacatatatacatataaaacagtttttttttgtatctgatTTCCAGGCTCTAATGCTGCATCTTCCAACCCGGTGCTGAATTTTCTGCTGTACGTCCCAGATGCCCACCGTTCACCCCTTTACATCCATGACCACAAGAAACAAGAGGTGGCTTCAAATGCGTTTCACTCTCCACGTTGGGGTGGAATCATGGTGAGATAATCTCAGGGCAACAATGACAGTATACTAAATACTGATAATAGTTATAGCTTATTTTAAGtgaatatgtttaatatattattaataatgtgCCAGTTATGCTGTGATTTTGCGCTCTAATTTGTTGAGTTGggtactgatttttttaaaaaatgttttttataggTCTATAACGTTGATGGCTTCTATGGACCACAGGCTGTGTTCCCTGTTGACATCAACATTAATatggccaaagtcatgggagTCTTCCTTGCACAGCTACGGTAAGTGTGTCTCTACAGTTATACTACAGCTTTTCCTTTAGATACAGAAATGTTAACTTTCCTGTTTCACATCCTGTCAGACTGCTGCTGGGGGTACAGTCATCTACCCCTCCCCCTGGCTTCCTGGTGGCACAGTGCGGCAGTACAGGATTGGCTGATTGGGAGCTAGACCGCCTCATGTGGAGTCGGAGTGTGGAAAACGTGGCAACAGcaaccaccaccatcacctcTCTGGCACAGCTGCTGGACCAGATAGGCAACATCGTTATCAATGACAATATTGCCCAACAGGTAAGATGCATACACAGCTGTATTAATCTGAAGGTCTCTGTgttgcctgtttgtgtgtgtatatatatgagtgtaagtgtgtgtaaaaagcagTCAGTACTTAATAAAATCATGTGCTGGAGTGCTCCACTTTATGCTCCACAATCTGAGCTTGCGATGTGGGACAATCTTGAGATCATACTGTCTAAGACATTAAAAGTACAACTGCCTTTACCTTCAAAGGGGTTTTGTGTCACTGCAAATACAGTTTCTTAGGAAATAttgcaataaaacattaaatccGAACCCAGACTCAGATTTTACATCCAAAAATCAAGTGTGAATGTACATATCTGGCCACGTTTGGCTCCGTTCTAGGGTATCTGATCCATGAAGTAGTTTGACaatcatatgaaaaaaaaaaaagggaatcaTGTACACAAAACAGTGCCTTTAAACTGATATTTGAATACTCAAATACAATAAGTTTTATTGATACTactctgtttttgtcacttcAACAGTTGTGTCTAACTTGTGGTTGTTGTTATCACTCAGGTGTCCAGTGCCGTCACGTCACTGCAGCTGGCTGTGGCTGAGTTGGAGGCCGGGAACCTCGGCTTTGCTCTGCAGTACAGTAAGGAGGCCATCTTGGCGTCAGAGAGAGCCTTCTTTGACCCTTcgctcctccacctcctctacTTTCCCGATGACCAGAAGTTTGCCATCTACATACCCCTCTTCCTGCCCATGTGTGTCCCTATTCTGCTGTCACTGCTCAAAATAGTGTCTGAGGCTAGACAGAAACGCAGAGAAAAGCAGGCCAAGAAGGACTGAGAAACACAAGATGTGACGAATATGAGGTCAGAACACAAATTATGTTATGAACAAACTGTTATGTCAGTGGCCTTGACATTTAGGTACAAACGTAGGCATGAAGAAAGGTTCGTTTGCAGCATTGAGCCGAGGGTTTCACAAATCGGTCGAGTatcatgtttattgtttcatgtgaGGAATTGTGTTTATTGCAAGATTTTAAGGAATGACTGCTGTGACTGTCTAACACTGTACAGTTTAAAGCTTTGATtgttataaatatgttttatatttgaattcCACTTTCTAAGTTAttgacaaataaagaaacaaactcaTAGCTCGTGTGCTAGCTGgttttttgggatttttttgaCGGTCCTCTTACTATAAAATAAGAACACCagattttatataaatatcagaaaTTTGGGAaaataatatcaacaaaaagTCCACTTCCTAGCTTTTTATAGAGCGTTAAGCAATTCAGTGAGTAGTTTGTCATGCTAGACAAACTAAAgcactgactgttttttttattcagtcagGATGCATTTGTGTTGCTTGTGACATGTCACAGTTCTCATCTGGGTCACTGAGTGATCCTGAATGTGGTACGAGCAATCTGATCCCAGTGCGTCATCAATGTCGCACtataacaaaacaatctcacccaTGGTCCAACTGTTCTGGAGCTCTCTATCATATCACAGGATCCTCATCAACAGGAGGAGTTTCCCCagttttaaaattgttttgtcattttgagcaaaaatgcatttaaaggtttatctgaagcttatattaggcttcagcagtctgagttagtcatatcaagtagatatctgcaACCTTTACAGTCCTTTTAACGTCAcagtccctctttgtgtttcccttttgagctgcggtggaagaatagtaacaaaaagagggactttggcactaaaaggacTAATGTTGAAAAATATCTACTTTCAATATAAATTGTATTTGAGatgcaaaatatattattattattactgtacatttgtTACATATGCAATTTCTGATGatcatattttactttaattattacttttttgtcttgttttttgtttgttttatttttgccttaattactttattttatttttatttatctttgtctctcataatttgttttgtctgtgttccATTATTGGCCTTCTGTTCAATATGTaagtctttctgtttttgttgttatatgTCTCTTCTTGTCTCACCTTGTCATACCTTGTATGTCCTGCCAATCACATATTCTGCACttccaatatttaaaaaaaagaaagatatctacttgatttgactaagtTGGACGGCTTAAGCTTCATActagcttcaaataaactgttaattttttgcacagagggaggcttgtggattttgtcccccatctcttgcagtgtaagtgcattataaagggatcctctaatggtcagtatgaacaggaggaattattacagcaagaaaaacatttaaatgttcatctgtgcTCCTCATTGTTATTTAAAGACAttgtgaactcatcctttaCAGCTCCAGTACAGCAGGTGGCGCTGTGTGCAGCTTTAAAACTACATCCATGTTTCAACCCGCTCATCGTCACTGAAGAAGAGCGTGAAGCTACTTGAAAGGTTTGAGCAGCTTGTAAGTTTTAGCTGTTGTTAACGCGATTGTTTCTGACATCCTCGCTGAAGGATTTCAACTCCCATTTAGACGCCACTGTAACTAGACATTCAACGTGTCGCTCTACACGACAACGGAAGCGTTATTGTACTGTTTGTTCTTCAGAAGACCTGTTAGCTCGCTTGCTAACTTCCTTGAActgttaagctaagctaagctaagctaagtgagctttgtgtgtgttagccAACATGTCTGGTGGTGGTGTCGTCCGAGGACCAGCGGGGAGCAACGACTGTCGGATATATGTGGGGAATCTCCCTCCTGATATTCGCTCAAAAGACGTCGAAGATCTGTTTTACAAGTACGGAGCCATTCGTGATATCGATCTGAAGAACCGGAGAGGAGGACCGCCGTTTGCCTTCGTGCAGTTCGAGGACCCGAGGTGAGCTGCCGCGCTCCTCCACCACGCCTCGGCGTTATCTCCAAACAATCCCCCAAACCTGTTTTCAaattatatacacatttatatcaCTCATATATACGGGTACGTCTCTCAGGTGTGAGTTTATAATGTATAACCTGCAGTAAAGTCTGCCTTCATGAAGGTTACAATGACCGTGATTTAACTTCATGGCCATTTTATTTGGACGGTGTCGTTTTTGGCGCTGTTTGATTGTATTGTGTTGCCTCACACTTAGAGGTGTGTCTAATATTTAGTCTACTCTCACTGAGTGTTGTTAATCGAGGTGTATCCATAAGAAACTGGCACCCAACAAACATGTGCTGGTATACCTGctagatctcaacccagttgtAGTTAAAACACAACTGGAAAATGATATGAAAGTAcctttgtacatttatttatggGAGACTGTACATTTTCAGCTCCACTAGCTATATTTTAATGGGAAATAAacattgtaaaatgtatttctttgttctttatTCTGATGCTGAACACTGGTGACTTTCCTCATACAAAGACTGTTAAAACAGTTATTTACTACACCCTTGTTATTGAACAAAGACCCTAAATAGGAGTAGACTTACTCAAAATTAGTACTATTAGTGAAATTAGTATTGTAGTGTATTGCTGATTCTGTTCAATTTGCCATAGAGAAACTGCAACTCTGCTTTCATGTGTTGCAACTTTCTCACACTAATCTTAAACTGATActttacacaaataaaacaaaattcaggGCTTTCTTCAGATCCAATAACATAAACAGCTGTAATCTGCATATTTTAACTATCAATGGTTCAAATATTGAAAGAGTTACAGAATACAAGTCTCTTGGCATCTGGATCAACAACAAGTTTACATTTAGGCTAAATACCACATTAGGCGTCTTATTTGGAAATTACGACAAAAAATTCCCTTTTTCTACAGGATTAGAAGAggcttttccttgttttgtagGAAGAGGATTGTTGAATCAATTTTCCTATCCTATCTGGAGTATGGGGATGTAGCTGCCTCCAAACTTAGACCCTAAGATTATGTTACCACTCAGCCCTGaggtttattattgttatcttAAATAAAGCTTGAAAGAAAATGCTATTAAATAAGTCAACATATCAATGAAATAATtgtttccacaaaaaaacagtggaaaataGGGCTTCCCAGATCGGTCAGTGTTTAACACAATGAAGAAAGGAGGTCAGAAGAGGGAGATAATTTAGTACACTCAACATGTGCACAAATAACAGGCAAGCTTTAAAGTGCAAGCTTGAAATGCCACTCTGTCCACAGCGGCTGTCAGTCCAAGCCTCGTTGTGCTCTTTGTTCCATGAAGTGCCTGTGAATAATACTGAGCACATTAAATTCTCACGACTTTCATGTACTCAAGCTAAACACTTAAAGGTGTTTTCCGCTCCAGATTTCCATCCGCAGGACATACACTAATTGAGCAAGATGCATTTTTTTGATCCCTAGTTTCATGATGATAGGCCAGAAGTTGTAAGATAACATGTTGCAGCCAAAACAAAATCAGCTTAACTGATATGCGGGTTCCTTGACTAGTAAAGCTGGAAAGATGATTGATAACTGTTGTATTTCACAgggatgctgaggatgctgtTTACGGGCGTGATGGTTATGACTACGATGGCTACCGCCTGCGTGTTGAGTTCCCCCgaagtggaagaggaggaggtggtggtggaggaggtggagcacAGGGAGGACCCCCGAGGGGGAGGTATGGTCCCCCGTCCCGACGCTCGGAGCACAGGGTTGTCGTGTCAGGTGGGTGTCTGGTCCTTATGGCTGCAGGTTCTGCTCAATCTCTTTATTTCAAGCATATAGTTGAATTAATAAGTCTTACGCCAACCTTTTCCTGTCAGGTCTTCCCCCCAGTGGAAGCTGGCAGGACCTGAAGGATCACATGCGAGAGGCAGGCGATGTGTGTTACGCCGATGTGAATCGTGACGGCACTGGAGTGGTGGAGTTTGTACGCAAAGAAGACATGACCTACGCTGTCCGCAAACTTGACAACACCAAGTTTCGCTCTCATGAGGTATGTAAAGGATTACAATAGTAAGACAATAAAGCACAATAAGTCATCTATGAGCACGCTTAATACGGTTTTGAGTAATTATATGTCACCAAAAACATCTATTATGATGTTGGTAACTTCTGTCTACCTGAGTCTCATTTAGAAGACTCCACATAGGGAATGTATTTTtagttgcgtgtgtgtgtttgtgtgtttagggaGAGACGGCCTACATTCGTGTGAAGATGGACGGTCCTCGCAGCCCCAGCTACGGTCGCTCCCGCAGTCGCAGCCGAAGCAAGAGCAGGTCGCGCAGCTACTCCCCTCGCCGCAGCAGAGGTTCCCCGCGCTACTCTCCCCGGCGTTCCCGCTCCCGCTCTCGCACCTAGACTCGCCTCGACCCTTAACCGAAGCAGTGGTGTACCTCGGAGCCGCAGAGGAAATCTTCACGTCACATAACAAACCCTGTATACTCACCACTGAGCGTCTCACGTGTTACCTGTTTACACTGTCTTTTTGTGTTGTCTCCTTTCCTCCACTTTTTgttgcagttttcatttttgcGCACCAGATGTGTCTGGTCTGTGGCCTCGTTTCACTCTTGGTTTGCcgttcttctccctctctcccctttttctcatcatcatttttctgctaaccatctctccctcttttctatACCTTTCTTCTGCTGTTTGTCCTTATTGTATGCTTTCATTTGGAAAGATTCTACTTCTTTAAAGCATATACTACTGTACTTTGACCTTCTTGTGTGTCTCTCTATAGAGTTCAAAGGAACAGGATAGGAT
Proteins encoded in this region:
- the pigs gene encoding GPI transamidase component PIG-S yields the protein MATTEVERRRGQLAALSIAAVVIIVGVPLWWRTTETYRAWLPVSQIQELAKLQLQLSADVEVVFARGTVTPEQQKKVPLTQTQDEEHIVDEDTALRYRYETRYRTATIMEEDALNQPTAAEADLSLHTLSESPCGSLVVYVIPDSSSLLPEDVDVYIGQRRTALLRIGAQMRVGKTLEQLLAHLEPRIKQVLQVMSFSHTDITAALSDRVRLSPGNKESIADSMRAFKSSPGYEITFSLLNPDPKSHRLHWDIEGAVQTYIQPLLTKLSPVANFSMDSQTLHYAVLGVNPRFDSSRNAYTLNADSLAHVINPVEARLGSNAASSNPVLNFLLYVPDAHRSPLYIHDHKKQEVASNAFHSPRWGGIMVYNVDGFYGPQAVFPVDININMAKVMGVFLAQLRLLLGVQSSTPPPGFLVAQCGSTGLADWELDRLMWSRSVENVATATTTITSLAQLLDQIGNIVINDNIAQQVSSAVTSLQLAVAELEAGNLGFALQYSKEAILASERAFFDPSLLHLLYFPDDQKFAIYIPLFLPMCVPILLSLLKIVSEARQKRREKQAKKD
- the srsf1b gene encoding serine/arginine-rich splicing factor 1B, with amino-acid sequence MSGGGVVRGPAGSNDCRIYVGNLPPDIRSKDVEDLFYKYGAIRDIDLKNRRGGPPFAFVQFEDPRDAEDAVYGRDGYDYDGYRLRVEFPRSGRGGGGGGGGGAQGGPPRGRYGPPSRRSEHRVVVSGLPPSGSWQDLKDHMREAGDVCYADVNRDGTGVVEFVRKEDMTYAVRKLDNTKFRSHEGETAYIRVKMDGPRSPSYGRSRSRSRSKSRSRSYSPRRSRGSPRYSPRRSRSRSRT